The Tamandua tetradactyla isolate mTamTet1 chromosome 23, mTamTet1.pri, whole genome shotgun sequence genomic interval gagaccaaaagaaataccaatataatgattcagtattcctactcatttgttaaatcctatcttctctgtaataactccttcttccagtctttaggggtatatgggctctgcccattctaacttttttaaaaaggggtgtcaataatatgggatgggggatggaactattttgatgttctggagaggatggcccctctgggtttcagaatttatctggccaaggaacccatctagatgttgtaggtttctggaaagtaatcttagtacatgaaactttcaTAGGATCTCAGATGAAGCCATAGGAGTCCTTTTGGGTTaacgggaatggttttggttagggtttggcaaatgTGGTAATGAGCAATGTCTAGCTGCAGCTTGTGtaagagttgcctccagaatagccactgtactctttttgaactctcttagccacgaataccttattttgttacagttcttttcccccttttggtcaggaaggcgttgttgatcccacagtgccagagccacgctcatgcctgggagtcatgtccgatgttgtcagggagactttcacctctggatgtcatgtcccgcatagcggggagggtaatgattttacttgcagagttgggcttggagagagagagagaggccacatctgagcaacaaaagaggactgCTGGAAGTATCtcttaggcttagcttctcatgctacgtaaataagcttcacaagagcaagccttaagatcaaggactTGCCCTATTGACTTGTGAGTCCCTAATATTGGAGACAGTATCAGtggtttcctcagtggtaaagcttaatagttccatgttttttctcttgtccctcaagggactttgccagtactttttaattatctgcccagcatactctgggatgtatctgagtAGTACTTTAAGCTATACACAATtacaagctctcattcccattctgggctccatgtatttgggttatttaaatgatctatccagacaggttgaattagattatgtgctacagaaaatttatgttttggacaaaataaacctctctttctttggtctcattcagtaggtgaggttctaaaatacagacaatgtcctcttgacccctgtattctgacttaccttagtcctgacctgatcggctttgatcttatctctacttgaagcctgatttctttaGCAGGTGTTATATATGTAACAACACTGACTTTCAGAGCcgcagagctccaactctgaatCTTAAGTGTTAAACAGGTAGTAGAAGTTCCAGGGAGCTACTAGGTTATACGTTTTATAGCACAGCagctcagaatctagaaataacattcacagctccagactaaatgtgactgctgtaggagcttacaatcaATTTTCTCACAGGTATTTTCTGTAAGAggacatacaatatttgttcttttgtttctggctaattttgtgCCACAtgatgtccccaaggttcattcacctcattgcatgcctcacaacctcgTTCCTTCCCtgatttttatctctatttttcctCCAGAGATCAATTTGATGTGAAAAATGATGAAAGTAGCAGTTCATCCATTATCTTTGCTGACTtcacttcaaaaaaagaaaaatcctttggCAAATctggctttgaaaatgaaaataatagattGGTAAACTATACCAACAATTTAACCACGAGAGATGCCAGTGAATTTGAATCATCCATCAAGCTTCAAGAAAATGGCCTAGTTGATTGGTCTCCTAGATCAATCGCTGAACCTCACCTGCCACTTAGGCATAATTCAGACCTAGAAGAGAATTTCTCATCCACTGAGGAATCTTCTGAAGAAAAGTTAAACTCATTTGGTCAGACAGAGGTAGATAACTTTCCCAGAACCTCCTGATTTGATGGTCACCCATATTAATCGTATCAAGGACTGTGATTATTTATGTATGGCCTTCCCTTTTCCTCAGCGGATTTCCCACCGGCTTCTCTCCTTCGCTCTGCTCTAGTTCTTCTGCCCTTGTGTTCAGTCTCTTGTACTCATGTTTTCTCTTATCATGTGGtctttgtattttctcttatCTCCTTCATGTAGCCAATTCCTATAAATACTTTTCTGACCCTGGCTGGGCCATTTCCTTCTTTGATGTTCTCATATATGTACCCTGAGTTGGAAGTACCATCCATACTCTTTCTTTTGCACAGTactatacaaatatatttatgcataaaGATTTTCCACATTTTGGATTATGACTTTAAGAGAGAGTCCTACTAGGATTACCAGATCTGTTTTCAGAATACTCTTTGGAGGGATGTACCAGTTTGCTGATGAGACTCTCATCATAGTGAGTGTTAGTATTAAGAAAAACCTTGAAAATTAACAGGGTCTACACATAATCTGTCATGTTACGATTATGAGGctatatatatcatttatatatacatgtcaGTGTTAATTCTTGTCAAGgagtatgtgtatttgtgtgtggtttttaaaattttttttataaaatacaaaactaCTAACAGTACTCCTGAAATAAAGGAGTTGATTTTGGGGGACTTTTAATCAGAAccatttcatttttgtgtattACAATTGGAAAATTCTCCTGGCTGCCTAAATAAATAGGCTACAGTGAGGTTAAGTTTGGCTTATACTTTCTGCCTGAACTAAGTTATTAGTTGTGTACAATGTGAAATCAGCCAAAGTTTGTGTAGTCTAGAGTATACATATAGGAATGGACTAGGTTACTAGAGGATGCGTGGCTGTTCTTTGATGCTTGATCTTAGCTTTAAAAACTGATTATGTAGTGGACAGATCAGTTTCAGAACACATTCCTCAGTGTCCCATATGAGAGCTTCTGTGGTTTGACCCGGTCTCTCTCCAGcctggcctgccctctgcctgctTCTCTTGTGACTCACTGTGTTTAACTGTTTCTTGATTTATCTGTCTCCTATCCTGGACTTTGGGCTTCTTGGGCAGGCCTGCGTCTTTCTCCCCTGTCCTCAGCATCTAGACCAGTGCTTTTCCTAGAGCAGATGAGTAGTTTTTGACCTAGTGCATATTGTGAACCAGCTGTGGAAAGCTGGGAGTCAGCACTGTGTCCTCCCCCAGGTGCAGTACCCCCTGATGCTGCACATGCAGATGCAGCTGTGTGAGCTCTCCCTATGGAAAGCTGGGAGTCAGCACTGTGTCCTCCCCTGACCTAGTGCATATTGTGAACCAGCTGTGGAAAGCTGGGAGTCAGCACTGTGTCCTCCCCCAGGTGCAGTACCCCCTGATGCTGCACATGCAGATGCAGCTGTGTGAGCTCTCCCTATGGAAAGCTGGGAGTCAGCACTGTGTCCTCCCCTAGGTGCAGTACCCCCTGATGCTGCACATGCAGATGCAGCTGTGTGAGCTCTCCCTGTGGAAAGCTGGGAGTCAGCACTGTGTCCTCCCCTAGGTGCAGTACCCCCGATGCTGCACATGCAGATGCAGCTGTGTGAGCTCTCCCTGTGGAAAGCTGGGAGTCAGCACTGTGTCCTCCCCTAGGTGCAGTACCCCGTGATGCTGCACATCCAGATGCAGCTGTGTGAGCTCTCCCTGTGGAAAGCTGGGAGTCAGCACTGTGTCCTCCCCTAGGTGCAGTACCACCTGATGCTGCACATCCAGATGCAGTTGTGTGAGCTCTCCCTGTGGGACTGGATCACCCAGAGAAATAGGCGGGGCCGAGAGTATGTGGATGAATCTTCTTGTAAGTACCATGCAGATCTATAAATACTGTGCTGGGAAATAAAGACAGAGTCAAATCTTCATCTAGTGTAGGAGTTGTCTCCAGGTGCtttagattaaaaagaaaaaattacgtaaagaatataaaacaatgaAGGAATTGctcttattttattgtttttcaaaaCATAGGTATTTGAAagttaatttaattttctctgtGATAGATGTATAGCTTATATATATCGAGGCAGCAGTGTACTGGAATTTAGGGTAGTGATTTTTGAGTAGgaagagtttttcttttattatttttttaggtaaatatctaaataattgtcatactttttttttaaactttaaaatgtggCACTTTTTTGCAGAAGGATAGGTGGTGAAAAGTTTGTCTCCCTGAAGATCCAGAACCCATCCTACACCATTATATGTGTTTCTTTCTAGAAATACTCTGTTTGTTAAActaatattaaaaagatattctgggtggtacaacagtggctcggtggcagaattcttgcctgccatgccggggacctggGATCGATTCCCAGAACCttcccatgacaaaaaaaaaaaaaaaagaaagaaagaaattctgtaTATACTAGTTCTCAATTTGgcctgcacattagaatcacctgagggAACTTGTAAAAATGTTTTGTCAAAAAAACTCCCCCTGATAGTGGAGGCACTTGACAGATGTGGCCTCGGTAAGGAGATGGGTCATGCTGATGGTTTGTGCCCTTGGTGTGATTATGATGAAAACATCACTTTGCCTCTGTGGTGTTCTTCCCCAAAATACACCCCCCCCCAGTAgaatcatgagaaaaatatcagacaaatcccAGTTGAGGTGGGGGCATCCTACAAAATGGCTGACTTGTACTCCTGAAAACTGTCAGGGTCACCAAAAGCCAGGAACATGTGTGAAACTGTCAGAGCCAAGGGAGCCTGTGGAGAAGTGATGACTAAATGTCATGTGGtgtcctggatgggatcctggaaaagagaaggaacaCTAGGTAAAAACTCAGCAAACCTGGATAAaatatggacttcagttaatCATTCACCAACATTGGTACATTAAATATAACAAGTGTATCACACTACTGTATGATGTTAGTAACAGGGAAAAGTGGATGTATGGATAGGGGAACTCTGCACTATCATCTCAATTGTTCGGTATATCTAAAATTGTTCTAGGAAATAGTCTATtgaaaaacaagacagaaaacaaaggaGCATTCTGGGGCCACACcagttatttttatataatggTCTAGGACAGGTTTGGAtcttttttttgaaagttttcttgttgattctgaTGTGTATCCAATGTtgaaaacactgaattatatTATCAAGAAAGGAGATGGAGTGGCctgattttaaataaagattCAACTTAATAGGGATCATTAATCATTTTCTATTCATTCCAAATGACTCTCTGACTCTTTTTTGGTTTAAAATGTAGGTGAGTCAACACACCCAGAATCTTAACTGAGATTTCACTGGAAGTCCAGTGAAAGCTACTGGGCCTGCAGCAGCTCCTTAACACCCCAGGGCTGCCTTTCTGTTTACTGTTTCATTAGGACATGCAGGGGCCTTGTGCAGTTCAGTTAAGGCAAGCACCTCCTTGGCCTTCTCAGTGCTTTGTAAAATTACATCTTTGTCTGCTGCATGGGTGCTATGTGCAGATCTCTTTATGGAAAGGAAAATGGTGTATTAAAATTCTGTTTGCAGTTGttaacactttggaaaacaagtATTGAATTCCCTCCTGTAGTTTGGGATGAGAACtcgaatttttttttaaatttttattaataaaaccaatcaacatacaatatgaacattctttttttcatcacatagttgtatattcatcatcatgatcatttcttagaacatttgcatcaattcagaaaacacaataaaaataaaacaaaaattcatacagaccataccccttaccccctccctttcattgatcactggcatttcaatctactcaatttattttaacatttgttccctctattatttatttatttttaatccatatgttttgcttatctgtccataaggtagataaaagaagcatcagacacaaggttttcacaatcacagtcacattgtgaaagctttatcattatacaatcatcttcaagaagcatggctactggaacacagctctacatttttaggcagttccctccaacctctctgttatgcctcaactaaaaaggtgatatctgtttaatgcataagaataacctccaggataacgtcttgactctggaatctctcagccattgacactttattttgtctcattttgctctttccccttttggtcgagaaatttttctcaatctcttggtgctgagtcccagctcattctagaatttctgtcccacattgccaggaaggtccacacccctgggaatcatgtcccacatagagagggggagggcagtgagttagcttgtcttgttggctgagagagagagaccacatctgagcaacaaaagaggttctcttgggggtgactcttaggcctaattttcagtaggcttagcctatcctttgcagggttaggtttcatatgaacaaaccccaagattgggggctcaggctattgctttggttgtccccactatttgtgagagtatcaagaattctccacttggggaagctgaattttccctgtTTGAGAACTCTAATTTAAAGTTAGTGTAGTAGAAGAAACCTGTCAAAACAACATAGCCAAATATATGTACGACACTGTTAGTATGATgccaatttttctttctaaaaaaaaaaaagttttaattttgttgtatCCCAGCACTGTTTCTAGTTTTGCaccaattattatatttttaccttTGTTACTCCCAACCATCCTGTTAGTGACAGACCTGGGTCTGGATCCTGGCTCTGGGCTGCACCAGCCAGGAGGTTTTGCACGCCAGGTAGCTGTTCTCAGTCTGCTTCCTCCTGTGTAAAATGTGGACTATACCTATTTTATAGGGTTGTGGGAGGATTAAAGCAGTAAAGCAAAGGACAGAGCCCAGTGTCAGCCATAGAGAAGGCACTAGGTGAATTCTATTATCATTGGAGCAGGTCAGCTTATGATCTGACTGAATCCTCCGGCGTTGCCCACCATTTGGAAGTAGTGGGTGGGTTAAAATGAGAATCATATGTGTTAAAGAAGACCGTATGCTTTATGCAGTTACTTCAGAGTTGTGAAAGTCAGAGGGAGTGTCATAGTAGGGGCATGTGGAAGTGAAAccattctctctcccttcctctctttccctctctccccctccctcccccctccctctccctctttctctctcacaacATACAGTTTTCTGTCCTCTCAAGTACTTGCTAAGTATCTggagcatctctgtcagctgggaaggcatgcgactggtgtctgctggtccttgttccaagTTCgatgtttttaatttctgattccagtggctttccctctgtgtcctgtgggtcttctcttagcttccctggggcaaacgctggatttcatctcttagctgagcatctccagatgtctgtgtcttggtttcatttctctgctctcatgTAGGCTCCGTGTTCTCGCTCATAAATGGCTCCAGGAAGGGATTAAGAACTACCTTGAAttgatggggtcacatctctatggaaacaacttaatcaaaaggtcccactcacaattgtgTAGGTTACTTCTCCATGGAAGTAACCTCGTCAGATGGTCCCCCCACagatagatctgcccccacaacattggattagaaaaacatgttttttctggagtacataacagtttcaaactagcacactcacCCTTAGATTAGCATAATTTACCTTTTTTCTTGTTCCGCTACAGTGTTTGTAATAGAAATTTCTTTTAAGGATTCTGCCTTCCTTTCTGTTTGCCTGTTTCTTGCCATCcttcctgccacttttctgtctTTGTCCCACCATGGGCTAGGAATGCAGATTATTAGCATGAATCCCAGGATATTACGGGTTGAAGAGGATTTAAACATCATCTACTCTAGTCACCTGCTGCCTGAGAATTGTTTACAAAGTAATAATAAAGGGACTGAGTGGCATTAGAGGCcctctttctgaaaaataaaaaaagcccaTAGATTGCTTGGCACTAGTCTGAAAGCAGCTTTGCTAGCTCAGGAGCCCTTGTTTGTAGGTTTGAGTCTATTGTGGAATGTTGGCTTTGCTGAAAATCTGAATGTTGGATGTCAGACATATTAATGTATTTAGAATTATATTAACATTAGATATAAatgtatttcagaaaaaaaagagaagtaaaacaaaattctttTTACTTCAAGGTCCTTATGTTATGGCCAGCGTTGCAACAAAAATTTTCCAAGAATTGTTGGCAGGTGTATTTTACATCCACAGCATGGGCATTGTACACAGAGACCTGAAGGTAAGTGCGGGGAGACGAAGTGGTGAGCCCTGATCAGAGACGATGATGTGGGTTCATTGATACTAAATGAGACTGCTTACCCGAGCGTAGTCTTCCATTCGCTTGGGAGGTTCTCATTCCCTCTATATAAATTTTTCATCAGTGTTCCCTAGGTCCAGAATGTGAAATCTTAGGCTGAATGTAAGCACTCTTTGGGGATTTGAAAATTGTCTGCAGAATGTTAGTGTTCTCATTGTTGCAGCATTCCAGGTACAAACTATTTCTGTAATTACCCGTCTTAAAAGAACCTTAACATGGGAAGTTAAAAACTACAAAAAGAAATAGGCACGCATCTTTTATCACGATTGTTTTTTCCTGTTGTGTTTATGATCTACAATGAATATTCCCATTTTCTCTACAAAAGGctgtcaagaaagaaaagaaatatattttcttctttgattaaTTTGCTTTTCAGGTACAAAACAAATCATGGAAAATgcattcaaaagaaaatttaggaatGAAAGAAAGTGAACATGCGAATcactttattttttgcaaaagatttaaaaatcagtagtttGCACATTGTGGGGGGAGATATACAAATGTGACACAGATTCAGTGTTTTCTCGATACTGAAATTCTGTGTCTTGTGAAACTTTGAAGTCTTATGTCAAGAGGTAAGCTAAGTCATAGTAACCGTACACAGAATTCCATATCTTCAGTGGGAGAAGTTGTTTCAAGTGTTGTTTGTATTTCTCaccataaatatttctgatatttcttttacagATATCCTCTAGGGATAAAGGTTTTTGAGATAACTTTATTAGGGTTTCCCTTAGGAGGTGGAATTCTGGTAGCATGATTCCTGCAGGTAGAATTCCTTGGTTATTGGTCAGTCTCAAAGGGTAGGAGTGACAAAGTAGCCTGGCAAGAAGGGCTGTGTCTTTTAGATTGGGGCTACGCTGAAGGTACATGTAAATCGGAGATTCCCCGTTTCttgttaaaatattaacatttgctTCATATTCAAGCAGGAGATTGATTATTGCCTCTCTGCCTCCTAAGCATGCCTCGTGTATAGCTGCTTGGCCTTCGTGGTCCTGGGCGTTGACGTTGGCTCCACGAGTTAACAGTAGACGGATGCAGCTCACACCTGCTGCTAGCAGTCTGCCCGCTTTGCTTGATGCTGTGCACACTGCCAGCTTAAGGGCCGTGTTCCCCGAGGAAGAGATGGTGAGGTTAACATTCGCTCCACAGGCAATTAGCGTTTCCATCATCTCCTTGTTCAGTGTATCTGCAGCCATGTGTAGGGGCGTCATGCTGGATTCATTAATAGCATTGACATGGGCACCATTTTGGGCCAAAATGGAGAGAACTGGATAGGTCCCATATGTTATGGCCAGGTGGAGGGGTGAATGTTTATTGCAGTTGTCTACTCGAGCATTAACCTGAGCCCCATGTTCACACAAAATGCGGAGACACATCACAGCGTTATTCTGGATGTCTGTCAGGATTCTTTGGATTCTGTTCCCCGGTTTTGTCCATGTGGTAGAAGTGATTGGCCAGTGCAGTAGCATCAGGTGAAGTGTGGTGAGGCCTCTTGTGTCCCTGGAAGAGGTATTGATCACAGGTCACACCCAGGTCACAATTGGAACATGCTATGTGAAGAATTAATGCTTAAGAAGGCAACATTTATTTAAAGTATCCCCTTGGATTCCTTCAAAGGAGTGGTTCAGAATCTGCATTGCTCTAATTTCTTGAGCTCTGACTGAGGCAGCCTGCCtcccagcctggggtgggggcagcttgCTCTGGTAGGCTGCTTCAGCTTTGAAGCTCCTGTCAGAACTGCAGGTCCCCTAAGGGCTGTATCTTAGCTGTTTCTGTATCCCAGTACCTCGCACAGTGCTGGGCTGAATTAACAGGCATTCATTAAACTCTATGGACTTGGTTATTATCTGCACCATAAATGGCTAGAACTCCCATTTACTCACATAGCTGTGCAGTGCTCCCCTCCCTACGCTTTCCCTCTTGTGCAGAGGCAGCAGAATCTAGAGATGGTTGTTCGGAAGTTTGTGATGCAGGTAATCTTAATTCCTTGTTCCAGCATGGATGGAGTTTGCAACTTGGCCGTCATCTACCCCATTAGTATAAGCTCTCAGATTGCCTCCCAAATTCCTTTATTTTGGCAGAGAAGAGGGAAGGTTTAATATGAAAACCTGACTGCTCCACCGACCTTAGAAAAATGGTTTTCATCtcacatgtatttatttagtAAGGTACTGTGCGAGGGACAGTGTGAGTCCACCCCAGCCTTTGGAGAGCTTGCAGTCTAGGTTGGGAATATATTTAAACAACTAAGTACACATTAGCATTGTAGAGAGGCATGGCAGCTTCACCCAGGATGGCTTGTGGTTGGAAGTTTAGGAAGGGTGCTCAGGGCTGGGAAGGATGGGGCGAGTTGTGATGCTCTGGCTGTGGAAAGACTGGGGACCTGCGGGCCTTGTGGGGGAGGGAGATGGAGAGCAAGGCAGATCAGGTGGGAAGGATCATTTAACTTTGGGGGGGCAAGAAGTTCTGTTATTCCTATAACATGTAATTCTTTTATTCATCCTAATTGCATTTATTGGACACTCACTAATGCCTGGCATTGGTTTAGCTGGTGGAGATACAGTGGTGAGCAAGATGAAACTGAGGTCCCTTTGATGGAGCTTACCTTCTCCTGGGGGGCAATAAACAGAAACTCaaatttctgtttatattttcacatttcttacacttatctgaggttacacccctGAGGGCAGTGGCCATGGCTTCATACATCCCCACTATATCTGGTGCAGTGTTGAGCACATCGTACTAGGTGGTCTTTAGTTGTTGACTGATTTGTGTTCTTGCCATTTTTCCAATGAGTTAAGCAGAGTTTATCATCTAATCAGTAAAGAAATTACTTCATTCAGAAACCTGTGATGATTTGTAGTTCATAATCTGTGAAGAAGGAATGAATCCAGGCATAACTGGGAAAAGTAACATTCCGATTCTGTGCCTCCTCATTTAGAAATGATGGCCCACTGAGTTACCTTACCTTACTTCTGGGTCAGCACCATGTTCTAACAAACAGAGTAGACTTTGTGTTTTGCGGTATTCGGCGGCCAGGTGAATGGGGATGATAGACTGTGTCTgcttcaaggggaaaaaaaaacaagaagaggtGTTACACATAGCCTTGTGCAGTTAGAAATAATACTTGTATACCTGTATAAGCTTGCATGTCAGAGGTAACAAGTACATTTCAGTGTAATTGATTTAGATTTTTCTGTTTGGTGGATTGAAACTTGCCCTTTTCTTTTGGCTAAGTGTCAAAAACCCAGTGAATTCCAAATTATAGAATCTGTATTTTACAGAAATGCAAGTTGACTGAGGCAACAGAAATAACTTACTCCAAGCTTTCAAAGTTCATTCTCGTGAAGATTTCTTagtgtaaatttcttttttcaaatttcttgatTGAGAAACCTAATCTTTAACCCACATGATGATTGACAAGAAAGTATTGGGCTTTTTAAGGCTTTACGAAAGTCATGGTATCAACTGTAAAGCCTGCATTTTCAGGTTTTCTAAGATAATGCAGCATATGTTCTGTCTATGATTAGCAGAGCTGTTTAtggcagttttaaaaatattcatgtatGTGGTGGCTTTACAGCATGACCGCATGATAAGGGGAGAGGGTGGGGCTAAGGAGAGGGtgacttcctttttaaaaacaaattaattatgAAAGTAATAAACATTGCataaaaatgtataagaaaataTATCAGAAAGGGGAAAAACGTCATTCCGTTGCACAGAGGGAACCGCCGCCAGTGTATCTGGGAGGGTAGCTTTCCTGTTCTCCCTGTCTCTTCTCGCCTCCATTTGTGAGTGATGGTGGCAGGCAGGCGCTGCAGCCCGCGTGAGGGCAGCGGGGTGGCCGGTCCCTTCACAGACCCAGCTGGCACCCCATCCTAAGCAGCCCGGCTTTGCTGGGGaagtgaggagcagaaaggaaggtACCTGGTTCACAAGCAGCCTGTAGCTGGAGGAGCTGGTGAGGACGGTCATGGGCTGGTTGACTGGGTGCGTTCTCAGCAGCGCCTTGATGGCAGGGCAGTCTTCTCTCATGATGGCTTCGTAGAGCTTGGTGTGGAGTGGCTCGCCCGCGGGCGCTGCGCTGCCAGCTCCCCTCTGGGCTATGTTCCCCATGAGGGAACCGGAAGAGCGGGGGCTTGGGGGTTCAGGGGCAACCAGCCTCATGGAATTGGTGGGTTTAACTCTTTATGATGATTCCTTCAGTTCAGTTCTAGAACTGTTTTAGAATTGTTGCTTCAGAGCCCTATCTAAGAACAGAATTGATTTTTATGCTGGAACCAAAAGTTTTCAAGCTTTTTGTGTTTTGAGTCTCTCTTTAATGGTTCCCTGATCCCATAATACCAAATGTGAAATCAGATTCCAACTATCACCTTATACATAAGATGACTTCTGTTTTCTCTCCCATTTCAGCTATAGTTGAAACAACTCTGAAAGCTAAAATGGGaagatttatatattaaaaacaaaattattacaTTTAAAGTGAGAAAACCCAACTTTTTATCTAAGTATGTTTAATTTTCAGTGGATTCGGCTCCCCTCCCCACCAAGCCAACACCAAAGGCGCAGTTTTCACTGGCACAGGAGTGGTTCAGGCGGGAGATAGGTCCTGGGCCTGGGATGCTTCATCCGAGCCCAGCGTGTGCCTGCACAGTGTAGTTCTTCCCAACCTGCTAACATGTGAGACCCCCCCATTCCAAAGCCTGGGTTTGAGGGGCCCTCCCATcaggattttgaaaatattttcctacaaAAATATTCcaatagataaaaacaaaaatagtacaATGAACCCTTATTATTTCTCTGATCCACATTTATTAACGTTCTGATATTTgcttcatccattttttttttcgcTTAAATATCAGCGTAAATCCCAGACATTGCACATCGCTAAAATTGAAGGCATTTCTTTATAACCATTATTGTACCTAACAAAATTAACCATCATTCCTTCAGAACGTCTCGTATTAGG includes:
- the EIF2AK1 gene encoding eukaryotic translation initiation factor 2-alpha kinase 1 isoform X4, giving the protein MLGGSSGARERIAEGGGAGALPPPPAIDFPAEGSDPKYDESDVPAELQVLKGPLQQPTFPFAVANQLLLVSLLEHLSHVHEPDPLRSRQVFKLLCQTFIKMGLLTSFTCSDEFSSLRLHHNRAITHLMRSAKERVRQDPCEDSSNIKKIRSKEVAFEAQTSRYLNEFEEIAILGKGGYGRVYKVRNKLDGQYYAIKKILIKGATKADCMKVLREVKVLAGLQHPSIVGYHTAWIEHVHVARPQADRVSVQLPSLEVLSDEEEDRDQFDVKNDESSSSSIIFADFTSKKEKSFGKSGFENENNRLVNYTNNLTTRDASEFESSIKLQENGLVDWSPRSIAEPHLPLRHNSDLEENFSSTEESSEEKLNSFGQTEVQYHLMLHIQMQLCELSLWDWITQRNRRGREYVDESSCPYVMASVATKIFQELLAGVFYIHSMGIVHRDLKHASCIAAWPSWSWALTLAPRVNSRRMQLTPAASSLPALLDAVHTASLRAVFPEEEMVRLTFAPQAISVSIISLFSVSAAMCRGVMLDSLIALTWAPFWAKMERTG
- the ANKRD61 gene encoding ankyrin repeat domain-containing protein 61: MRLVAPEPPSPRSSGSLMGNIAQRGAGSAAPAGEPLHTKLYEAIMREDCPAIKALLRTHPVNQPMTVLTSSSSYRLLVNQQTQSIIPIHLAAEYRKTQSLLCLLEHGADPEVRL